The proteins below are encoded in one region of Amycolatopsis magusensis:
- the ureG gene encoding urease accessory protein UreG: MHPVNFDPTATEPDQFPAVSMDGRPYRIGIGGPVGSGKTALVAALCRALGDELDLAVVTNDIYTTEDADFLRKAGVLDPERIEAVQTGACPHTAIRDDITANLDAAERLEERFPGLDLIIIESGGDNLTAVFSRGLADSQVFVVDVAGGDKVPRKGGPGVTTADLLVINKIDIAHLVGADMAVMTSDAHRMRGELPVITQSLVDTPDAPAVADWVRSLVPVRAG, encoded by the coding sequence GTGCACCCGGTCAACTTCGATCCCACCGCCACCGAGCCGGACCAGTTCCCGGCCGTGTCGATGGACGGGCGGCCGTACCGGATCGGCATCGGCGGCCCGGTCGGCAGCGGTAAGACCGCGCTGGTCGCGGCGTTGTGCCGCGCGCTCGGCGACGAGCTGGACCTGGCCGTGGTGACCAACGACATCTACACCACCGAGGACGCCGACTTCCTGCGCAAGGCCGGGGTGCTCGACCCCGAGCGGATCGAGGCCGTGCAGACCGGGGCGTGCCCGCACACCGCGATCCGCGACGACATCACCGCGAACCTCGACGCGGCCGAACGGCTGGAGGAACGCTTCCCCGGCCTCGACCTGATCATCATCGAAAGCGGCGGGGACAACCTGACCGCGGTGTTCAGCCGTGGCCTGGCGGACAGCCAGGTCTTCGTGGTCGACGTGGCGGGCGGTGACAAGGTGCCGCGCAAGGGCGGTCCCGGGGTCACCACGGCGGACCTGCTGGTGATCAACAAGATCGACATCGCCCACCTGGTCGGCGCGGACATGGCGGTGATGACCTCGGACGCGCACCGGATGCGCGGCGAGCTGCCGGTGATCACGCAGTCCCTGGTGGACACCCCGGACGCGCCGGCGGTGGCGGACTGGGTGCGCTCGCTGGTGCCGGTCCGGGCGGGGTGA
- a CDS encoding lipase family protein — protein sequence MMRRVLAALSVVLVALTAGALPAQAASPPVPSEDPFYTPPDQLTGAPGDVLRQRSVEVKVGPFPAPVKAWQLLYRSTSATGEANAVSGTLLVPPVPWTNGPRPLVTYAVGTHGIGDACAPSYKLRAGTENEVALIGQALSKGWAVVLTDYEGLGTPGTHTYATGQSEGRAMLDAARAAFKVREAGLSADGPVGVFGYSQGGQAAAFAGELQPSYAPELDLTGVAAGGVPADMTAVAKFNDGGPAFGLVLGAATGLSTAYPEVPFSSILNDRGRKLVDRIQDACTLELGAAAPFARLRDFVTVPDPLSDPRWQARLTENRAGDRTPTAPVFLYHGTLDELIPFNVGKALLSRYCEKGVTAQWQTLPLLEHIGGVAAGGPLAIEWLGERFAGKASASSC from the coding sequence ATGATGCGCCGAGTCCTGGCCGCCCTGTCCGTCGTACTGGTGGCGTTGACCGCCGGTGCCCTTCCCGCGCAGGCGGCCAGTCCGCCGGTGCCCTCGGAGGACCCCTTCTACACCCCGCCCGACCAGCTCACCGGCGCGCCGGGCGACGTGCTGCGGCAGCGCTCGGTCGAGGTCAAGGTCGGCCCGTTCCCGGCGCCGGTGAAGGCCTGGCAACTGCTGTACCGCTCGACCTCGGCGACCGGTGAGGCGAACGCGGTGTCCGGCACGCTCCTGGTGCCGCCGGTCCCGTGGACGAACGGGCCGCGTCCGCTGGTCACCTACGCCGTCGGCACGCACGGCATCGGGGACGCGTGCGCGCCCTCGTACAAGCTGCGCGCCGGCACGGAGAACGAGGTCGCGCTGATCGGGCAGGCGCTGAGCAAGGGCTGGGCGGTCGTGCTGACCGACTACGAAGGCCTCGGCACGCCGGGCACGCACACCTACGCCACCGGCCAGTCCGAAGGTCGCGCGATGCTGGACGCCGCACGGGCCGCGTTCAAGGTGCGCGAGGCGGGGCTGTCCGCCGACGGGCCGGTCGGCGTGTTCGGCTACTCGCAGGGCGGGCAGGCGGCGGCTTTCGCCGGTGAACTTCAGCCGTCGTACGCGCCGGAGCTGGACCTGACGGGCGTCGCGGCGGGTGGCGTGCCCGCCGACATGACCGCCGTGGCGAAGTTCAACGACGGCGGCCCGGCGTTCGGCCTGGTCCTCGGTGCCGCGACGGGCCTGTCGACGGCGTACCCGGAGGTGCCGTTCTCGTCGATCCTGAACGACCGCGGACGGAAGCTCGTCGACCGGATCCAGGACGCCTGCACCCTCGAACTCGGCGCCGCCGCCCCGTTCGCCCGGCTGCGCGACTTCGTCACGGTGCCGGACCCGCTGAGCGACCCGCGCTGGCAGGCTCGCCTGACGGAAAACCGCGCGGGCGACCGTACGCCGACAGCGCCGGTTTTCCTGTACCACGGCACTTTGGACGAACTGATCCCGTTCAACGTGGGCAAGGCGCTGCTGTCGCGGTACTGCGAGAAGGGCGTGACGGCGCAGTGGCAGACGCTGCCGTTGCTGGAACACATCGGCGGCGTGGCGGCTGGCGGTCCGCTCGCTATCGAATGGCTGGGGGAACGGTTCGCCGGGAAGGCTTCCGCTTCGTCCTGTTGA
- a CDS encoding urease accessory protein UreD has protein sequence MKATARLVAELGPDGRTVLRELRSMAPLTLFPRRRFTRDALVHLVNSATSPLGGDELRLVVRVGTGARLTLSGVAATLALPGPRGEASSSIVDISVEDGGWFSYLPEPTVVTARARHVAELHVSLTGDAAFRAREVLVLGREGESPGRLTTTQHVVRDGRAVLRQTLDIGDPALGASLAYLAGRRVLASEILLLDEKPVEPTGGEWWSVSPLAGGGALVTALADSTVEAERMLTSG, from the coding sequence GTGAAGGCCACCGCGCGACTGGTCGCCGAGCTCGGCCCCGACGGCCGCACGGTGTTGCGTGAGCTGCGCTCGATGGCGCCGCTCACGCTCTTCCCGCGTCGGCGGTTCACCCGGGATGCCCTGGTGCACCTGGTCAACTCGGCGACCTCACCGCTGGGCGGTGACGAACTGCGGCTGGTCGTGCGGGTCGGCACGGGAGCGCGGCTGACGCTCTCCGGGGTGGCCGCGACGCTCGCGCTGCCCGGTCCGCGCGGGGAGGCGAGTTCGTCCATTGTGGACATCTCGGTCGAGGACGGCGGTTGGTTCTCGTATCTGCCCGAGCCGACCGTCGTCACCGCCCGCGCACGGCACGTCGCCGAGCTGCACGTTTCGCTGACCGGTGATGCCGCGTTCCGGGCCCGCGAGGTGCTGGTGCTCGGTCGCGAAGGCGAGTCGCCCGGGCGCCTGACCACCACGCAGCACGTGGTGCGGGACGGCCGCGCGGTGCTGCGGCAGACCCTGGACATCGGCGACCCGGCCCTGGGCGCGAGCCTCGCCTACCTGGCCGGACGCCGGGTGCTCGCCTCGGAAATCCTGTTGCTGGACGAAAAGCCGGTGGAACCGACCGGCGGTGAGTGGTGGTCGGTCAGCCCGCTGGCCGGGGGCGGCGCCTTGGTGACGGCCCTCGCCGACAGCACCGTGGAGGCCGAGCGGATGCTCACGAGCGGGTGA
- a CDS encoding urease accessory protein UreF gives MRSTDIAALIMADSRFPGGGHVHSGGLEETVVRKLVRAERDLPSFLSGRLRTAGLLAASFAAAACRQSDWALLDAELDARTPSAAQRESSRAQGRGTVRAGKVAWPSPVLDELLRVTPRPHHPIAVGALTGIAGGAPIDAALAVAYLAVSGPASAAVRLLGLDPFVVNAVVARLSGELHAVAEDAAAVAGEHPADLPAPGAPALDLLAEAHWRGHKEEVRLFAS, from the coding sequence ATGAGAAGCACCGACATCGCCGCGCTGATCATGGCCGACTCCCGGTTCCCCGGGGGTGGGCACGTGCACTCCGGTGGGCTGGAGGAAACCGTGGTGCGCAAGCTCGTCCGCGCCGAGCGGGACCTGCCTTCGTTCCTCAGTGGACGGTTGCGCACGGCGGGGCTGCTCGCGGCTTCGTTCGCCGCGGCGGCCTGCCGCCAGTCGGACTGGGCGCTGCTCGACGCCGAACTCGACGCACGCACACCCTCTGCCGCGCAACGGGAATCGTCGCGTGCGCAGGGCCGCGGGACCGTGCGCGCGGGCAAGGTCGCGTGGCCGTCACCGGTGCTGGACGAACTGCTTCGGGTAACGCCGCGGCCGCACCACCCCATCGCCGTCGGCGCGCTCACCGGGATCGCCGGGGGAGCGCCGATCGACGCGGCGCTGGCGGTGGCCTACCTCGCGGTCAGCGGCCCGGCGAGCGCGGCGGTGCGCCTGCTCGGACTGGACCCGTTCGTGGTGAACGCCGTGGTGGCCCGGCTTTCCGGCGAACTGCACGCGGTCGCCGAAGACGCGGCCGCCGTCGCGGGGGAACACCCCGCCGATCTCCCGGCGCCGGGTGCGCCGGCGCTGGACCTGCTCGCCGAAGCGCATTGGCGCGGACACAAGGAAGAGGTGCGTCTCTTTGCCAGCTGA
- a CDS encoding APC family permease — MADTTTTEPEQTGPAGQPSLKRVMGSKLLLFFVVGDIIGTGVYALTGQVAGRVGGALWLPFLIAFVVAFMTAFSYLELVGKYPQAAGAALYTHKAFKIRFLTFMVAFAVMCSGITSASSAAKAFGDTYLAEFITAPMPLVAILFVIGLAAINFRGVAESVKTNVVLTCIEIAGLLIIIGVGVWAVLNGNGDASRLTQFDTENQTMLVAITSATSLAFFAMVGFEDSVNMAEECKDPIRIFPKAMLWGMVIAATIYILVSVTSSLLVPADDLEAAKSSALLKVLDVGAPGFPREVFSAIGLFAVINSALINMLMASRLLYGMANQRIIPKALGTVHPFRRSPWVAIVFTSLIAIGLVSFVDIGVLGGTTALLLLVVFAIVNVAVLVLRKEKAAHKHFRAPTVIPILAAIFCVYLVTPLSGRPARDYTVAAILLAVGLVLWGINWLVMRATHSEADREPIEPPVG; from the coding sequence ATGGCGGACACGACGACAACCGAGCCCGAGCAGACCGGTCCGGCCGGTCAGCCGAGCCTCAAGCGGGTGATGGGCTCCAAGCTGCTGCTGTTCTTCGTGGTCGGGGACATCATCGGAACCGGCGTCTACGCGCTCACCGGGCAGGTGGCCGGCCGGGTCGGCGGGGCGCTGTGGCTGCCGTTCCTGATCGCGTTCGTGGTCGCGTTCATGACCGCGTTCAGCTACCTGGAACTGGTGGGCAAGTACCCGCAGGCGGCCGGTGCGGCGCTGTACACGCACAAGGCCTTCAAGATCCGCTTCCTCACCTTCATGGTCGCCTTCGCGGTGATGTGCTCCGGCATCACCTCCGCCTCCTCGGCGGCGAAGGCGTTCGGTGACACCTACCTCGCCGAGTTCATCACCGCGCCGATGCCGCTGGTGGCCATCCTGTTCGTGATCGGCCTGGCGGCGATCAACTTCCGGGGCGTCGCCGAATCGGTGAAGACCAACGTGGTGCTGACCTGCATCGAGATCGCCGGGCTGCTGATCATCATCGGGGTCGGCGTGTGGGCGGTGCTCAACGGCAACGGCGACGCCTCGCGGCTGACCCAGTTCGACACCGAGAACCAGACCATGCTGGTGGCCATCACCTCGGCCACTTCGCTGGCGTTCTTCGCCATGGTCGGCTTCGAGGACTCGGTGAACATGGCCGAGGAGTGCAAGGACCCGATCCGGATCTTCCCGAAGGCGATGCTGTGGGGCATGGTCATCGCCGCCACCATCTACATCCTGGTCTCGGTCACCTCGTCGCTGCTGGTCCCGGCGGACGACCTGGAGGCCGCCAAGAGCAGCGCGCTGCTGAAGGTGCTCGACGTCGGCGCGCCGGGCTTCCCGCGCGAGGTCTTCTCCGCGATCGGCCTGTTCGCCGTGATCAACTCGGCGCTGATCAACATGCTGATGGCCAGCCGCCTGCTCTACGGCATGGCGAACCAGCGGATCATCCCGAAGGCGCTGGGCACGGTGCACCCGTTCCGCCGCAGCCCGTGGGTGGCCATCGTGTTCACCAGCCTGATCGCCATCGGCCTCGTGTCCTTTGTGGACATCGGTGTGCTGGGTGGGACGACGGCGTTGCTGCTCCTGGTGGTCTTCGCCATCGTCAACGTGGCGGTGCTGGTGCTGCGCAAGGAAAAGGCGGCGCACAAGCACTTCAGGGCACCGACGGTCATCCCCATCCTGGCGGCGATCTTCTGCGTGTACCTGGTGACCCCGCTGTCCGGACGACCGGCGAGGGACTACACCGTGGCCGCCATCCTCCTGGCGGTCGGCCTGGTGCTGTGGGGGATCAACTGGCTGGTCATGCGGGCTACGCATTCGGAAGCGGATCGGGAGCCGATCGAGCCGCCGGTGGGTTGA
- a CDS encoding MFS transporter, with amino-acid sequence MDTRPLRIPAFRRLWLTTVVTAIGSQLTAVAVPKQVFDLTGSSGWVGLTGAVALVPLLVFGLWGGAIADTVDRRKLLMVTNTGIAVTAALLWAQAFFAVNSVWVVLALLGVNQAFFAINMPTRSAVVSRLVPEELLPSAIALQSTMSQFGAVFGPLAAGALLPVVGLSTLYLVDTVALALTLWAVWKLPAMLPLSGLVRRAGLRDVLDGFRYMATQKVLLASFVVDVIAMVFGMPRALFPEMAERTFGDPAGGGLALGWLYTAIPLGAMLIGLMSGWLTRISRHGVAVVIAIIAWGLAVFAFGLTDSLWLAVVFLALAGAADMVSAIYRMAILQAASTDEMRGRMQGALTVVVAGGPRIADLSHGWAAAGVGTAAATSGGGILVILLLLVAVLLLPAFWRYRAPVAKT; translated from the coding sequence ATGGACACGCGTCCGTTGCGGATCCCGGCCTTCCGCCGTCTCTGGCTGACCACCGTGGTCACCGCCATCGGCAGCCAGCTGACCGCGGTCGCGGTGCCCAAGCAGGTGTTCGACCTGACCGGTTCGTCCGGCTGGGTCGGCCTGACCGGGGCCGTGGCGCTGGTCCCGCTGCTGGTTTTCGGCCTGTGGGGCGGGGCGATCGCGGACACCGTCGACCGCCGCAAGCTGCTGATGGTGACCAACACCGGCATCGCGGTGACCGCCGCGCTGCTCTGGGCGCAGGCCTTCTTCGCGGTGAACTCGGTCTGGGTGGTGCTCGCCCTGCTCGGGGTGAACCAGGCCTTCTTCGCGATCAACATGCCCACCCGCAGCGCCGTGGTCTCCCGGCTGGTGCCCGAGGAACTGCTGCCGTCGGCGATCGCGCTGCAGAGCACGATGAGCCAGTTCGGCGCGGTGTTCGGCCCGCTGGCCGCCGGCGCGCTGCTCCCGGTGGTCGGTCTGTCCACTTTGTACCTGGTCGACACGGTGGCGCTGGCGCTCACGCTGTGGGCGGTCTGGAAGCTGCCCGCCATGCTGCCGCTGTCCGGGCTGGTCCGCCGGGCGGGGCTGCGCGACGTGCTCGACGGCTTCCGCTACATGGCCACCCAGAAGGTGCTGCTCGCCTCGTTCGTGGTCGACGTGATCGCGATGGTGTTCGGCATGCCGCGCGCATTGTTCCCGGAGATGGCCGAGCGGACCTTCGGCGACCCGGCGGGCGGCGGCCTCGCGCTCGGCTGGCTCTACACCGCGATCCCGCTCGGCGCGATGCTGATCGGGCTGATGTCCGGCTGGCTGACCCGGATCAGCAGGCACGGCGTGGCCGTGGTGATCGCGATCATCGCCTGGGGCCTGGCGGTGTTCGCCTTCGGCCTGACCGACTCGCTGTGGCTGGCGGTCGTGTTCCTGGCACTGGCCGGTGCGGCCGACATGGTCAGCGCGATCTACCGGATGGCCATCCTCCAGGCCGCCTCCACCGACGAGATGCGCGGCCGGATGCAGGGCGCGCTGACCGTGGTCGTCGCGGGCGGGCCGCGCATCGCCGACCTGTCGCACGGCTGGGCCGCGGCCGGGGTCGGCACGGCCGCCGCGACCAGCGGCGGCGGAATACTGGTGATCCTCCTACTCCTGGTCGCGGTGCTGCTCCTGCCCGCTTTCTGGCGGTATCGGGCCCCCGTCGCCAAGACGTGA
- a CDS encoding urease subunit alpha has protein sequence MPQIDRERYAELFGPTVGDRIRLADTDLLIEVTEDRSRGPASGDEVLFGGGKVIRESMGQGMATRAEGAPDLIITGVVVLDHWGVVKADVGVRDGRIVGIGKAGNPDTMDGVDPALVIGPATEVLAGNGKILTAGGIDCHVHFICPQLVETALASGLTTLVGGGTGPAEGSKATTVTPGAWNLGRMLRAMDQLPINILLLGKGNTVRAEALREQLVAGAGGFKLHEDWGTTPAAIDACLTVADESGVQVAIHTDTLNEAGFLESTVDAIGGRSINAYHTEGAGGGHAPDIIQVAGLPNILPSSTNPTRPHTANTLDEHLDMLVVCHHLNPSVPEDLAFAESRIRPTTIAAEDVLHDLGAISMMSSDSQAMGRIGEVIIRTWQTAHVMKRRRGALPGDGAADNLRARRYVAKYTINPAIAHGMDGEIGSVEVGKLADLVLWEPKFFGVRPHVVLKGGFAAWAAMGDANASIPTPQPVLARPMFGASGVVAAETSLTFVAPEAIDAGVADELRLASRVVAVANTRSRGKADMVLNDALPDIRVEPDSFAVHVDGELIEPQPVDELPMAQRYFLF, from the coding sequence GTGCCGCAGATCGATCGCGAGCGCTACGCCGAACTGTTCGGGCCGACCGTCGGCGACCGGATCCGGCTGGCCGACACCGACCTGCTGATCGAGGTCACCGAGGACCGCAGCCGGGGCCCGGCCTCGGGCGACGAGGTGCTCTTCGGCGGCGGCAAGGTGATCCGCGAGTCGATGGGCCAGGGCATGGCCACGCGGGCCGAAGGCGCGCCCGACCTGATCATCACCGGGGTGGTCGTGCTGGACCACTGGGGTGTGGTCAAGGCGGACGTCGGCGTGCGTGACGGCCGGATCGTCGGCATCGGCAAGGCCGGGAACCCGGACACGATGGACGGGGTCGATCCGGCGCTGGTGATCGGCCCGGCCACGGAAGTGCTGGCGGGCAACGGGAAGATCCTGACCGCTGGGGGCATCGACTGCCACGTGCACTTCATCTGCCCGCAACTGGTCGAGACCGCGCTCGCTTCCGGGCTGACCACGCTGGTCGGCGGCGGCACCGGTCCGGCGGAGGGAAGCAAGGCCACCACGGTCACGCCCGGCGCCTGGAACCTCGGGCGCATGCTGCGGGCGATGGACCAGCTGCCGATCAACATCCTGTTGCTGGGCAAGGGGAACACCGTGCGCGCCGAGGCGCTGCGCGAGCAGCTCGTCGCCGGGGCGGGCGGGTTCAAGCTGCACGAGGACTGGGGCACCACCCCCGCCGCGATCGACGCCTGCCTCACCGTGGCCGACGAATCCGGGGTGCAGGTGGCGATCCACACCGACACGCTGAACGAGGCCGGGTTCCTGGAGTCCACTGTGGACGCCATCGGCGGCCGGTCGATCAACGCCTACCACACCGAGGGCGCCGGTGGCGGGCACGCACCGGACATCATCCAGGTCGCCGGGCTGCCGAACATCCTGCCGTCGTCGACGAACCCCACCCGGCCGCACACCGCGAACACCCTCGACGAGCACCTCGACATGCTGGTGGTCTGCCACCACCTCAACCCGTCGGTGCCCGAGGACCTGGCCTTCGCCGAGAGCCGCATCCGGCCGACCACCATCGCCGCCGAGGACGTGCTGCACGACCTGGGCGCGATCTCGATGATGAGCTCGGATTCGCAGGCGATGGGCCGGATCGGCGAGGTGATCATCCGGACCTGGCAGACCGCGCACGTGATGAAGCGCCGCCGGGGCGCGCTGCCGGGGGACGGCGCGGCGGACAACCTGCGGGCTCGTCGTTATGTCGCCAAGTACACGATCAACCCGGCCATCGCGCACGGCATGGACGGCGAGATCGGCTCGGTGGAGGTCGGCAAGCTGGCCGATCTGGTGCTGTGGGAACCGAAGTTCTTCGGCGTGCGCCCGCACGTGGTGCTCAAGGGCGGGTTCGCGGCGTGGGCGGCGATGGGGGACGCCAACGCCTCCATCCCGACCCCGCAGCCGGTGCTGGCGCGGCCGATGTTCGGCGCGTCGGGGGTGGTCGCGGCCGAAACCAGCCTGACCTTCGTGGCACCGGAAGCGATCGACGCCGGGGTCGCCGACGAACTGCGGCTGGCCAGCCGGGTGGTGGCGGTGGCGAACACGCGTTCACGCGGCAAGGCGGACATGGTGCTCAACGACGCGCTGCCGGACATCCGGGTGGAGCCGGACAGCTTCGCGGTGCACGTGGACGGTGAGCTGATCGAGCCGCAACCGGTGGACGAACTGCCCATGGCACAACGGTATTTCCTGTTCTGA
- a CDS encoding TetR/AcrR family transcriptional regulator, giving the protein MVRTYGGIAPEQRRAERREKLLAAALERFTSDGYAQTKIARVCTDAGVSTRNFYEEFSSKEQVLLTLHARINEAAYERVGAKLDELGELDAVTRISAALDVFVATVTADPRLPRLNYVEAVGVSPELERQHQDWVTRWAEFIAAEAERAARHGLAPVRDYRLTSIALVGAATGLLREWQAHEPPLPVEAIAAELKGVMLAAITRS; this is encoded by the coding sequence GTGGTTCGCACCTACGGCGGTATCGCTCCCGAGCAGCGCCGCGCCGAACGCCGCGAGAAGCTGCTCGCCGCCGCGCTCGAACGCTTCACCTCGGACGGCTACGCCCAGACCAAGATCGCCCGCGTCTGCACCGACGCCGGCGTGTCCACTCGGAACTTCTACGAGGAATTCAGCAGCAAGGAACAGGTGCTCCTGACCCTGCACGCCCGCATCAACGAAGCCGCCTACGAACGCGTCGGCGCCAAGCTCGACGAGCTGGGCGAGCTGGACGCGGTCACCCGGATCTCCGCCGCGCTGGACGTCTTCGTCGCCACGGTGACCGCCGACCCGCGCCTGCCGCGGCTCAACTACGTCGAGGCGGTCGGCGTGAGCCCCGAACTGGAGCGCCAGCACCAGGACTGGGTCACGCGCTGGGCCGAGTTCATCGCCGCCGAGGCCGAGCGCGCGGCACGGCACGGCCTCGCGCCCGTCCGCGACTACCGGCTGACGTCGATCGCGCTGGTCGGCGCGGCCACCGGCCTGCTCCGCGAGTGGCAGGCCCACGAACCGCCCTTGCCGGTGGAGGCCATCGCCGCCGAACTGAAGGGCGTCATGCTCGCCGCGATCACCCGCTCGTGA
- the pdxH gene encoding pyridoxamine 5'-phosphate oxidase: MPELDNANGAADVAIRLPGMRVAYEGESLDEGNLAGTWTEQLQSWLDQAISADVPEANAMVLATADGEGRPSSRTVLCKGLDQRGVVFYTNYTSNKSHDLTVTRYASATFPWYPLHRQVHVRGEVEKVDITETAEYWASRPRGSQLGAWASPQSRVVDGRRALDNALHAIERRFADVEQVPFPPHWGGWRIRPDVVEFWQGQRDRLHDRLRYVRTDDGWKIERVAP; encoded by the coding sequence ATGCCGGAGCTCGACAACGCGAACGGTGCGGCCGACGTAGCCATCCGGCTGCCCGGCATGCGGGTGGCCTACGAAGGCGAGTCGCTGGACGAGGGGAACCTCGCAGGCACCTGGACCGAACAACTGCAGTCCTGGCTCGACCAGGCGATCTCGGCGGATGTCCCCGAGGCCAACGCGATGGTGCTGGCCACCGCCGACGGTGAGGGCCGCCCGTCCTCGCGCACGGTGCTCTGCAAGGGCCTCGACCAGCGCGGGGTCGTCTTCTACACGAACTACACCTCGAACAAGAGCCACGACCTGACCGTCACCCGGTACGCCTCGGCGACCTTCCCCTGGTACCCGCTGCACCGCCAGGTGCACGTCCGCGGCGAGGTGGAGAAGGTGGACATCACCGAGACCGCCGAGTACTGGGCCTCCCGCCCGCGCGGGTCGCAGCTGGGTGCCTGGGCCTCCCCGCAGTCGCGGGTGGTCGACGGCCGCCGCGCGCTGGACAACGCGCTGCACGCCATCGAGCGCCGGTTCGCCGACGTGGAGCAGGTGCCGTTCCCGCCGCACTGGGGTGGGTGGCGCATCCGCCCGGACGTGGTCGAGTTCTGGCAGGGCCAGCGCGACCGCCTGCACGACCGGCTGCGTTACGTCCGCACCGACGACGGCTGGAAGATCGAGCGGGTCGCCCCGTAG
- a CDS encoding purine-cytosine permease family protein yields MTETVPTPKTEPRRRYAKLAANENREDYSLRFAAHSFRRWRPLVVATTALGGIAYLADFAIGASIVFSYGFTSGVLAILAAALVIFVTGTPIAAACAKYGVDMDLLTRGAGFGYFGSTLTSLVYASFTVIFFALEGSIMAQAFDLALGVPLPIGYLLSTLIVLPFALYGMGALAKMQTWTQPLWIAGLILPFVVVAVREPDRLAEFASFGGTSGAGSGFSAIGFGFGMGVALSLIGQIGEQADYLRFMPEKTAANKRSWWAAVLAAGPGWVILGAAKQIGGALLAFLALGAVGEAHALEPIAPYLEAVKPALGPVALTFAALFVVVSQIKINTTNAYSGSLSFANFFSRVLHRHPGRVWYVLVNCGIALALMEFGAFALLNKILGFYSNVAIAWIGAVCADLLIVKPLGWSPRYVEFKRAYLHKINPVGFGSMVFASAVSITAYFGAFGVYLAAFSPLLALVIAVVCVPLLARLTGGRYYLARPNTVATGDLRATHECTVCGDAYELPDVADCSRQQGAICSLCCTLDATCHDQCQHPGASPVDLPMPVARPPMP; encoded by the coding sequence ATGACGGAGACCGTTCCAACCCCGAAAACCGAACCCCGCCGGCGCTACGCCAAGCTCGCGGCCAACGAGAACCGCGAGGACTACTCCCTCCGCTTCGCCGCCCACTCCTTCCGCCGCTGGCGCCCGCTCGTGGTCGCGACCACGGCCCTCGGCGGCATCGCCTACCTGGCCGACTTCGCCATCGGCGCCAGCATCGTGTTCAGCTACGGCTTCACCTCCGGGGTGCTGGCGATCCTCGCCGCCGCGCTGGTCATCTTCGTCACCGGCACGCCGATCGCCGCGGCCTGCGCCAAGTACGGCGTGGACATGGACCTGCTCACCCGCGGCGCCGGGTTCGGCTACTTCGGCTCGACGCTGACCTCGCTCGTCTACGCCAGCTTCACGGTGATCTTCTTCGCGCTCGAAGGCTCGATCATGGCCCAGGCGTTCGACCTGGCGCTGGGCGTGCCGCTGCCGATCGGCTACCTGCTGTCCACGCTGATCGTGCTGCCGTTCGCGCTGTACGGGATGGGCGCGCTGGCGAAGATGCAGACCTGGACGCAGCCGCTGTGGATCGCCGGGCTGATCCTGCCGTTCGTGGTGGTCGCCGTGCGGGAGCCGGACCGGCTGGCGGAGTTCGCCTCGTTCGGCGGAACCTCGGGCGCCGGGTCGGGGTTCTCCGCGATCGGGTTCGGCTTCGGCATGGGGGTGGCGCTGTCGCTGATCGGGCAGATCGGCGAACAGGCCGACTACCTGCGGTTCATGCCGGAGAAGACGGCGGCGAACAAGCGCTCCTGGTGGGCCGCGGTCCTCGCCGCGGGCCCCGGCTGGGTGATCCTCGGCGCCGCGAAGCAGATCGGCGGCGCGCTACTGGCGTTCCTCGCATTGGGAGCGGTCGGCGAGGCACACGCGCTGGAGCCGATCGCGCCCTACCTCGAAGCGGTCAAGCCGGCGCTGGGCCCGGTGGCCCTGACCTTCGCCGCGCTGTTCGTGGTCGTCTCGCAGATCAAGATCAACACGACGAACGCCTACTCGGGCTCGCTGTCGTTCGCGAACTTCTTCTCACGCGTGCTCCACCGCCACCCGGGTCGCGTCTGGTACGTGCTGGTGAACTGCGGGATCGCGCTGGCGCTGATGGAGTTCGGCGCGTTCGCGCTGCTGAACAAGATCCTCGGTTTCTACTCGAACGTGGCCATCGCGTGGATCGGCGCGGTGTGCGCCGACCTGCTGATCGTCAAGCCGCTGGGGTGGTCGCCCCGGTATGTCGAGTTCAAGCGGGCCTACCTGCACAAGATCAACCCGGTCGGCTTCGGCTCGATGGTGTTCGCCTCGGCGGTCTCGATCACCGCGTACTTCGGGGCCTTCGGGGTCTACCTGGCGGCGTTCAGCCCGCTGCTGGCGCTGGTGATCGCCGTCGTCTGCGTCCCGCTGCTGGCCCGCCTGACCGGGGGCCGGTACTACTTGGCGCGCCCGAACACGGTGGCTACGGGAGACCTACGGGCCACGCACGAGTGCACGGTGTGCGGCGATGCCTATGAACTGCCGGACGTCGCCGACTGCTCACGGCAACAGGGGGCCATCTGTTCCCTGTGCTGCACCCTGGACGCCACCTGCCACGACCAGTGCCAACACCCCGGCGCCTCCCCCGTCGACCTACCCATGCCCGTCGCCCGCCCACCCATGCCGTGA